One window of the Kallotenue papyrolyticum genome contains the following:
- a CDS encoding alpha-amylase family glycosyl hydrolase — MTTTTDVTQDFIFGTLATDELRLAALRAAGRGVYHGQRIAPADPEPGQPVTITVSTGTEVDADEVLVFYTLDGSDPGPESAQLRLQRGAVVWDTLLWGYRQEWQGVVPAQPAGTLVRYRILARERSGRQVWAEPDAETGAPAIFGYHVDQERVPAWVRDAVIYQIFVDRFHPGAGRTWNAQARSFNDIWGGTLRGVIEQLPYLEQVGVTCLWLSPIFPSPTHHGYDATDYNAIEPRLGTLDDLRELLDAAHRRGMRVLLDFVANHASDQHPLFQRARRDAAAAERDLFVFSDWPDGYRSFFGVRSMPQFNHAHPAARRYLIDAACRWLELGVDGFRLDYANGPTHEFWSAFRAATRAVAPASFTVGEVVEAADLQRSYQGRLDGTLDFLLLQHMRAFFAFETIDAGMFESFLQRHLAYFPSDFVLPSFLDNHDMNRFLWVARGDKRRLKLAALCQFTLPHPPIIYYGTEVGLSQERDLQYPDGSRRLEESRTLMLWGDQQDRELLAFYTRLIAARRRYAGLWRAPRETLLLDPQGVVVVALTQGAQRAIVALNRTPQPRQVALAEPTRLLLASEAGVRCDGDLHLPPLSGALLLAEA; from the coding sequence ATGACCACAACCACGGACGTTACGCAGGATTTCATTTTTGGCACGCTGGCGACGGATGAGCTGCGTCTGGCGGCGTTGCGCGCCGCCGGCCGAGGCGTGTACCATGGCCAGCGCATCGCGCCGGCCGATCCCGAGCCGGGCCAGCCGGTGACGATCACCGTCAGCACCGGCACCGAGGTAGATGCCGATGAGGTGCTGGTGTTCTACACCCTGGACGGCAGCGATCCCGGTCCGGAGAGCGCGCAGCTCCGGCTGCAGCGCGGTGCAGTGGTGTGGGACACGCTGCTGTGGGGCTACCGTCAGGAGTGGCAGGGGGTCGTGCCCGCGCAGCCGGCGGGCACGCTGGTGCGCTACCGCATTCTGGCGCGCGAACGCAGCGGGCGGCAGGTATGGGCCGAGCCCGACGCCGAGACCGGCGCGCCGGCGATCTTTGGTTACCATGTCGATCAGGAGCGCGTGCCGGCCTGGGTCCGCGACGCGGTGATCTACCAGATCTTTGTTGACCGCTTCCACCCCGGTGCGGGCCGCACCTGGAACGCGCAGGCGCGCAGCTTCAACGACATCTGGGGCGGCACGCTGCGCGGTGTGATCGAGCAGTTGCCCTATCTTGAGCAGGTGGGCGTGACCTGCCTGTGGCTCTCGCCGATCTTTCCATCGCCGACGCACCACGGCTACGATGCCACCGATTACAACGCGATCGAACCGCGTCTGGGCACGCTCGACGATCTGCGCGAGCTGCTGGATGCCGCGCACCGGCGGGGCATGCGCGTGCTGCTCGATTTTGTCGCCAATCATGCTTCGGATCAGCATCCGCTCTTTCAACGGGCGCGCCGCGACGCGGCAGCGGCGGAGCGCGATCTGTTCGTCTTCAGCGACTGGCCGGATGGGTACCGCAGCTTCTTCGGCGTGCGTTCCATGCCGCAGTTCAACCATGCGCATCCTGCGGCGCGGCGCTACCTGATCGACGCGGCGTGCCGTTGGCTAGAGCTGGGCGTGGACGGCTTCCGGTTGGATTACGCCAACGGACCGACACACGAGTTCTGGTCGGCCTTTCGCGCGGCGACGCGCGCCGTTGCGCCCGCGTCGTTCACCGTCGGCGAGGTGGTCGAGGCCGCTGACCTGCAGCGCTCCTACCAGGGGCGGCTCGATGGCACGCTCGATTTTCTGCTGTTGCAGCACATGCGTGCCTTTTTTGCCTTTGAAACGATCGATGCTGGCATGTTCGAAAGTTTTCTGCAACGGCATCTGGCCTATTTCCCGTCCGATTTCGTGTTGCCGTCGTTTCTCGACAACCATGACATGAACCGCTTTCTGTGGGTGGCGCGCGGCGACAAACGGCGGCTCAAGCTGGCCGCGCTGTGCCAGTTTACGCTACCGCATCCGCCGATCATCTACTATGGCACCGAAGTCGGTTTGAGTCAGGAGCGTGACCTGCAATATCCCGACGGCTCGCGCCGCCTGGAGGAGTCGCGCACGTTGATGCTGTGGGGCGACCAGCAGGATCGCGAACTGCTGGCCTTCTACACGCGGTTGATCGCGGCGCGCCGCCGCTATGCCGGGCTCTGGCGCGCGCCACGCGAGACGCTGCTGCTCGACCCGCAGGGGGTGGTGGTAGTGGCGCTGACGCAGGGCGCGCAGCGCGCGATCGTAGCGCTCAACCGCACGCCCCAGCCGCGTCAGGTAGCGCTGGCCGAACCAACGCGGCTGCTGCTGGCGAGCGAGGCGGGCGTGCGCTGCGATGGCGATCTGCACCTGCCGCCGCTCAGCGGGGCGCTGCTGCTGGCCGAGGCATGA
- the recJ gene encoding single-stranded-DNA-specific exonuclease RecJ: MPHARRWIPRPAAPADFLEALPSDLLPPVGQVLWNRGVTDAAAVAAFLAADYRHQHDPFALRDMERAVQRIRQARDAGETVAIYGDFDTDGVTGVALLRQALSGLGLRVIPYIPHRIEEGYGLNLRAVEHLAQQAQVLITVDCGISNVAEVARAQALGLDVIVLDHHTPPPTLPQGYAVINPKRPGCTYPYKMLAGVGVAYKLVQALYRAGLRAELRGRDLLDMVALGTVTDVAPLDGENRVLVKHGLTALNASQRPGLRALIEVAASRRPLDARAIAFQLGPRLNAAGRLDDAIRAYRLLLAESQAEAQRLAHELNQINLQRQRLTHEALQLAIKQILALDKHRQRVIVHDGADFPAGIIGLVAARLVEHFGRPVVLLERGAVTSRGSARSIADFSIIDALNEIGDLFEKFGGHAMAAGMTIATARLPELEARLQAVAMRTLPEELLQPRLLYDGELALEQPLLALAEQLRLLEPFGHGNPEPVWITRGLRVLDARAVGREGSHLKLRLSDGRQVVDAVWWGQGALALPLAQRPCVDVAYHLALNEFLGVQRVQWIVKDLIVQP, encoded by the coding sequence ATGCCGCACGCACGTCGTTGGATCCCGCGTCCTGCCGCTCCGGCTGATTTTCTGGAGGCCCTGCCGTCCGATCTCCTGCCGCCGGTAGGACAGGTGTTGTGGAATCGCGGCGTGACCGATGCGGCGGCGGTGGCGGCCTTTCTGGCGGCCGACTACCGCCACCAGCACGATCCCTTCGCGCTGCGCGACATGGAGCGTGCCGTGCAGCGCATCCGCCAGGCGCGCGACGCGGGCGAGACGGTGGCGATCTATGGCGACTTCGACACCGACGGCGTCACCGGCGTGGCGCTGCTGCGGCAAGCGCTGAGCGGGCTGGGCCTGCGGGTGATCCCCTATATTCCGCATCGCATCGAAGAGGGCTACGGTCTCAACCTGCGCGCGGTGGAACACCTGGCGCAGCAGGCGCAGGTGCTGATCACCGTGGACTGCGGCATCTCCAACGTTGCCGAGGTGGCGCGGGCGCAAGCGCTGGGCCTGGATGTGATCGTCCTCGATCACCATACCCCACCGCCGACGCTGCCGCAGGGCTATGCTGTGATCAATCCCAAGCGACCCGGCTGCACCTATCCCTACAAAATGCTGGCCGGCGTGGGCGTGGCCTACAAACTGGTCCAGGCGCTCTACCGCGCCGGCCTGCGCGCCGAGCTGCGCGGTCGCGATCTGCTGGACATGGTGGCGCTGGGCACCGTCACCGATGTCGCGCCGCTGGACGGCGAGAATCGCGTGCTGGTCAAGCACGGTCTGACCGCGCTGAACGCCTCGCAGCGCCCCGGCCTGCGCGCGCTGATCGAGGTGGCTGCCAGCCGCCGACCGCTGGACGCGCGCGCAATTGCCTTCCAACTGGGGCCGCGCCTGAATGCCGCCGGGCGGCTCGACGATGCGATCCGTGCCTACCGTCTGTTGCTGGCCGAGTCGCAAGCGGAGGCGCAGCGCCTGGCGCACGAGCTCAACCAGATCAACCTGCAGCGCCAGCGCCTGACGCACGAAGCGCTACAATTGGCGATCAAGCAGATTCTGGCGCTGGACAAGCATCGCCAGCGCGTGATTGTGCACGACGGCGCGGACTTTCCGGCGGGCATCATCGGGCTGGTGGCGGCGCGGTTGGTAGAACACTTCGGGCGACCGGTGGTGCTGCTGGAACGCGGCGCGGTGACCAGTCGCGGTTCGGCGCGCTCGATCGCCGACTTTTCGATCATCGACGCGCTGAACGAGATCGGCGATCTCTTCGAAAAGTTCGGTGGCCATGCCATGGCCGCGGGCATGACCATTGCCACCGCCCGCTTGCCCGAACTGGAGGCGCGCTTGCAGGCGGTAGCCATGCGCACGCTGCCCGAAGAGCTGCTTCAGCCGCGTTTGCTCTACGATGGCGAGCTGGCGCTGGAGCAGCCGCTGCTGGCGCTGGCCGAGCAACTGCGCCTGCTGGAGCCGTTCGGCCACGGCAATCCCGAGCCGGTGTGGATCACGCGTGGGCTGCGCGTGCTGGATGCACGCGCGGTGGGTCGTGAAGGAAGCCACCTTAAGCTGCGCCTGTCGGATGGGCGGCAGGTGGTGGATGCCGTCTGGTGGGGCCAGGGCGCGCTGGCTTTGCCGCTGGCGCAGCGGCCCTGCGTGGATGTGGCCTACCACCTGGCGCTCAACGAGTTTCTGGGCGTGCAGCGAGTACAATGGATCGTGAAGGATCTGATCGTTCAGCCGTGA
- a CDS encoding MarR family winged helix-turn-helix transcriptional regulator yields the protein MSHTSDHDLALYTALQQIYVLLDDGDRRAFDALELTPTQYNLLLRLGKDPATGPTISELSRALLCTRGNITRLVQRLAARGLVQCSGDPADQRLVRVALTPAGERLRATAQRLHRDSLRRRFGQLDPAEQATLRRLSERLARLLEADLHPAEDDESLL from the coding sequence ATGAGCCACACCTCCGACCACGATCTGGCGCTCTACACCGCCCTGCAGCAGATCTACGTTCTGCTGGACGACGGCGACCGGCGCGCTTTTGACGCCCTGGAGCTGACACCCACGCAGTATAACCTCCTCTTACGGCTTGGCAAGGATCCCGCCACCGGCCCAACGATTAGCGAGCTCAGCCGCGCCTTGTTGTGCACGCGTGGCAACATCACCCGGCTGGTACAACGGCTGGCAGCGCGCGGCCTGGTGCAGTGCAGCGGCGATCCCGCCGATCAGCGCCTGGTGCGCGTCGCGCTCACGCCCGCGGGTGAGCGGCTGCGCGCCACGGCGCAACGGCTGCATCGCGACTCGCTGCGCCGACGCTTCGGCCAGCTCGATCCTGCCGAACAGGCCACCCTGCGGCGCTTGAGCGAACGGCTGGCACGCCTGCTGGAGGCCGACCTGCACCCTGCCGAGGACGACGAGTCGCTGCTGTGA